One region of Mucilaginibacter sp. 14171R-50 genomic DNA includes:
- a CDS encoding helix-turn-helix transcriptional regulator: MLASTFLPYRKVVKKPPSKDIPVNPQTLGEHIRKARIERGLLQREVAEVFGVCEDTIVGWENGRSFPQRKYQNKILHFINILKEVNLEK; this comes from the coding sequence TTTTCTTCCATACCGCAAGGTAGTGAAAAAGCCGCCTTCAAAGGACATTCCTGTTAATCCTCAAACGCTGGGGGAGCACATAAGAAAGGCGAGAATTGAAAGGGGGCTGTTACAAAGAGAGGTCGCAGAAGTGTTTGGGGTTTGCGAAGACACGATTGTAGGATGGGAAAATGGCAGGTCTTTTCCACAACGAAAATATCAGAATAAAATTCTTCATTTCATTAACATATTAAAAGAAGTTAATTTAGAAAAATAA